A portion of the Luxibacter massiliensis genome contains these proteins:
- the argC gene encoding N-acetyl-gamma-glutamyl-phosphate reductase, with product MVRVGIIGATGYAGGELVRILTAHKEAEIIWYGSRSYIDQKYADVYQNMFQIVDAVCMDDNMAELAGQVDVIFTATPQGLCASLINEEILSKAKVVDLSADFRLKDVATYEKWYGLQHKSPHFIEEAVYGLCEINREDIKKARLIANPGCYTTCSILTAYPLAKEGVIHMNSLIVDAKSGTSGAGRGAKVSNLFCEVNENIKAYSVATHRHTPEIEEQLGYAAGETVMLNFTPHLVPMNRGILVTEYAQLKKDVSYTDVKAIYEKYYSKEKFVRVLEENTCPETKWVEGSNYVDINFKIDSRTGRIIMMGAMDNLVKGAAGQAVQNMNLLFGIPEAEGLELVPMFP from the coding sequence ATGGTTAGAGTTGGAATAATAGGGGCAACCGGATATGCAGGGGGGGAATTGGTGCGGATTCTGACAGCACATAAAGAGGCTGAGATAATCTGGTATGGTTCCCGGAGTTATATAGACCAAAAGTATGCAGACGTATATCAGAATATGTTTCAAATAGTCGACGCAGTGTGCATGGATGATAATATGGCAGAACTGGCGGGGCAGGTAGACGTGATATTTACAGCCACTCCGCAGGGATTGTGCGCGTCATTGATCAATGAAGAAATCCTCTCAAAAGCAAAAGTTGTGGATTTGAGTGCAGATTTCCGTCTGAAGGATGTGGCTACATATGAAAAATGGTATGGACTTCAGCATAAAAGTCCCCATTTCATAGAGGAGGCCGTATACGGATTGTGCGAGATAAACCGTGAGGACATTAAAAAGGCACGGCTCATAGCAAATCCAGGCTGCTATACAACATGTTCAATACTGACTGCATATCCTCTGGCAAAAGAAGGAGTGATCCACATGAATTCCCTAATTGTAGATGCAAAATCGGGTACATCGGGAGCCGGCAGGGGCGCCAAAGTTTCCAATTTATTCTGCGAAGTGAACGAGAATATTAAAGCATACAGTGTTGCCACACATAGACATACGCCAGAGATAGAGGAACAATTGGGATATGCTGCAGGGGAAACAGTGATGCTGAATTTTACTCCCCACCTGGTGCCCATGAACCGCGGAATACTCGTAACCGAGTACGCCCAGCTGAAGAAAGACGTATCTTATACAGATGTGAAGGCAATATATGAAAAGTATTATTCCAAAGAAAAATTCGTAAGAGTATTAGAAGAAAACACCTGTCCTGAAACTAAATGGGTGGAGGGAAGCAACTATGTAGACATCAACTTTAAAATAGACAGCCGTACAGGGCGTATTATCATGATGGGAGCAATGGATAACCTGGTGAAAGGCGCGGCTGGGCAGGCAGTACAAAATATGAACTTACTGTTTGGGATTCCGGAAGCGGAAGGCTTAGAGCTGGTACCAATGTTTCCATGA
- a CDS encoding glutamate-5-semialdehyde dehydrogenase, with amino-acid sequence MGNYMETLGIRAKAASREAVRLGAGEKNRVLLTVADELCLETEEILKENQKDVDEAVQAGMKDSLVDRLRLTDSRVQDMAEGLRQIAGLEDPVGEILSMKTRPNGLRIGKRRVPLGVVGIIYESRPNVTSDAFGLCFKTGNAVILRGGSDAICSDKAIVHAVKEGLRKEKVNQDMILLVEDTSREAAGEMMRLHDYIDVLIPRGGAGLIANVVENSTVPVIETGTGNCHIYVDEFADLGMAADIIENAKTQRMGVCNACESLVVHERVARLFIPTIVNRLKMHQVEIRGDETACAYSEDIIPAQEDDWSKEYLDAVISVKVVGSLEDAVGHINMYNTGHSEAIITENYENAMGFLDEIDAAAVYVNASTRFTDGFEFGFGAEIGISTQKLHARGPMGLEALTTTKYVIFGNGQIRK; translated from the coding sequence ATGGGCAATTACATGGAAACATTGGGTATCAGGGCCAAAGCCGCGTCCCGGGAGGCCGTCAGGCTTGGGGCCGGTGAGAAAAATAGGGTTTTGCTTACTGTGGCAGATGAGTTGTGCCTGGAGACGGAGGAGATTCTTAAAGAGAACCAAAAAGATGTAGATGAAGCCGTACAGGCAGGGATGAAGGATTCCCTCGTGGACCGGCTCAGGCTTACAGACAGCAGGGTGCAGGATATGGCAGAGGGCCTAAGGCAGATTGCGGGATTAGAGGATCCTGTAGGGGAGATTTTATCTATGAAAACAAGGCCTAATGGACTTCGGATCGGCAAAAGAAGAGTGCCCCTCGGTGTGGTTGGAATCATCTATGAGTCCAGGCCTAATGTGACATCTGATGCATTCGGACTCTGTTTTAAAACAGGCAATGCAGTGATCCTTAGGGGCGGCAGTGATGCTATCTGTTCAGATAAGGCAATTGTCCATGCTGTGAAAGAGGGACTCCGCAAGGAAAAGGTTAATCAGGATATGATTCTTCTCGTGGAAGATACGAGCCGAGAGGCTGCCGGTGAGATGATGAGGCTCCATGATTATATTGATGTGCTCATTCCTAGGGGCGGGGCCGGTCTGATTGCGAATGTGGTTGAGAATAGTACGGTACCTGTGATAGAGACAGGTACCGGGAACTGCCATATTTATGTGGATGAATTTGCAGATTTGGGGATGGCTGCCGATATTATTGAAAATGCCAAGACACAGAGGATGGGCGTATGTAATGCCTGCGAATCTCTTGTCGTGCATGAGAGAGTTGCCCGTCTGTTTATTCCAACAATCGTGAACCGGCTTAAAATGCACCAGGTAGAGATACGGGGGGATGAAACTGCCTGTGCATATAGTGAGGATATAATACCTGCACAGGAAGATGACTGGTCTAAAGAGTATCTGGACGCAGTGATTTCAGTGAAAGTAGTCGGCTCTCTTGAGGATGCTGTTGGGCATATTAATATGTATAACACAGGACATTCAGAAGCTATCATTACAGAAAACTACGAAAATGCTATGGGTTTCCTGGACGAGATAGATGCGGCGGCAGTATATGTAAATGCTTCAACCAGGTTTACAGATGGATTTGAGTTTGGGTTTGGGGCAGAAATCGGAATCAGCACGCAGAAGCTCCATGCCAGGGGCCCTATGGGTCTGGAAGCATTGACGACTACGAAGTATGTGATTTTTGGAAATGGGCAGATACGTAAATAG
- the proB gene encoding glutamate 5-kinase encodes MDRKEILGSKKRIVIKVGTTTITYDETGNINLDKLEKFVRILINLRNKGKEVIVVSSGAVGIGRNVLGLKGKPDTEAARQACAAVGQGRLMMIYEKLFNEYSQLTAQVLLTKESITSQECRKNARQTFDELFRMNVVPIVNENDAISVDELAYGNFGDNDTLAAYVARLVDADLLILMSDIEGLYTDDPKCNPDARFIHTVAQIDKGLEKMAKGASGDLGTGGMATKIEAAKIATEAGADMVIANGTNIYTINDIMAGKKIGTLFLSGSRQETGNEFAPKREQYRRQAKKQRKEGQRAEQAEAVCSRESVGHPDVFSHPFSNCQKSQMPPRSAAL; translated from the coding sequence ATGGACAGGAAGGAAATTCTAGGTTCGAAAAAGAGAATTGTTATAAAAGTAGGGACAACAACGATTACTTACGACGAAACCGGAAATATTAATTTAGATAAGCTGGAAAAATTTGTACGGATTCTGATTAATCTCAGGAATAAAGGCAAAGAGGTCATTGTTGTCTCTTCAGGCGCCGTGGGGATTGGAAGGAATGTCCTGGGACTGAAAGGGAAGCCTGATACTGAGGCAGCCAGGCAGGCATGTGCCGCTGTAGGCCAGGGCAGGCTCATGATGATTTATGAGAAATTGTTTAATGAATACAGCCAGCTGACTGCCCAGGTGCTGCTGACAAAAGAGTCCATTACAAGCCAGGAGTGCAGGAAGAATGCGAGGCAGACTTTTGATGAATTGTTCCGGATGAATGTGGTACCCATTGTTAATGAAAATGATGCCATTTCGGTAGATGAACTGGCATATGGAAATTTCGGAGATAACGACACTCTCGCGGCTTATGTGGCAAGGCTGGTGGATGCCGATTTACTAATCCTTATGTCGGATATTGAAGGGTTGTATACAGATGACCCGAAATGTAACCCGGATGCCCGGTTTATCCATACGGTTGCTCAAATCGATAAAGGATTGGAGAAAATGGCAAAGGGAGCGTCGGGAGATTTAGGGACAGGAGGCATGGCAACTAAGATTGAGGCGGCCAAGATTGCCACAGAAGCAGGGGCGGATATGGTGATTGCAAATGGCACGAATATTTATACCATCAATGATATTATGGCCGGAAAGAAAATAGGTACCTTATTTTTATCAGGCAGCAGGCAGGAGACAGGGAATGAATTTGCTCCTAAAAGGGAACAATACCGCAGGCAGGCCAAAAAGCAAAGAAAAGAAGGGCAGAGGGCGGAGCAGGCAGAGGCAGTGTGCTCCAGGGAGTCCGTGGGCCATCCAGATGTGTTTTCTCACCCTTTCAGTAACTGCCAGAAAAGCCAGATGCCTCCCAGGTCTGCTGCTCTATAA
- a CDS encoding GyrI-like domain-containing protein, translating into MEYELVYLEEKTVAGIRARTNNFSPDMAQVIGGLWGKFYGEQIYESLPRKKGCKALGIYSGYENKEKGDYDITVACEVEGSGTLPDGVQLYKIPAGKYAKFIVKGELHEAVGEFWEQLWKMELPRTFVCDFEEYQTKEADKAEIHMYIGVK; encoded by the coding sequence ATGGAATACGAATTAGTTTATCTGGAGGAAAAAACAGTGGCGGGTATCCGTGCCAGGACAAATAATTTTTCCCCTGACATGGCCCAGGTGATTGGCGGGCTTTGGGGGAAATTCTATGGGGAACAGATTTATGAAAGTCTGCCGCGGAAAAAAGGATGCAAGGCCCTTGGTATTTATTCCGGGTATGAGAATAAGGAGAAAGGGGATTATGACATTACTGTAGCCTGCGAGGTGGAGGGAAGCGGGACGCTTCCTGATGGTGTGCAGTTGTATAAGATTCCGGCTGGAAAATATGCAAAGTTCATTGTAAAAGGGGAACTGCATGAAGCTGTAGGTGAATTCTGGGAGCAGCTCTGGAAGATGGAACTTCCCCGTACTTTTGTTTGTGATTTTGAGGAGTACCAGACAAAGGAAGCTGACAAGGCGGAGATCCATATGTATATCGGAGTGAAGTAA
- a CDS encoding GNAT family N-acetyltransferase produces the protein MNFQITDCVADDVNFILHKLMEYNFQQVPKTQEADFIDISRKIINENGQIIAGCVARMYCWKIVYLDILWVDGSCRQLGMGTQLLKEIEAISIKEGCSLIHLDTFDFQAKDFYLRQGYEIFGMLEDCPPGHTRYYLKKKLV, from the coding sequence ATGAATTTTCAAATAACGGATTGTGTGGCCGATGACGTTAATTTTATATTGCATAAGCTGATGGAGTACAATTTTCAGCAGGTGCCAAAAACTCAAGAGGCAGATTTTATAGATATAAGCAGGAAAATAATAAATGAAAATGGCCAAATTATTGCAGGCTGCGTGGCTAGGATGTATTGTTGGAAGATTGTTTATCTGGATATATTGTGGGTGGATGGAAGCTGCAGACAGCTGGGGATGGGCACCCAATTATTAAAGGAAATCGAGGCAATTTCAATCAAAGAAGGCTGCTCTCTGATACATTTAGATACATTTGATTTTCAGGCAAAGGATTTTTATTTGCGGCAAGGCTATGAGATATTTGGCATGTTAGAAGACTGTCCCCCAGGCCATACCAGGTATTATTTAAAAAAGAAACTTGTTTGA
- a CDS encoding helix-turn-helix transcriptional regulator: MKIDRLIGILSILLQKKRVTAPYLAEKFEVSRRTINRDIESLCKAGIPLVTIQGAGGGIEIMGGYKIEHTLLTSQDMQAILAGLRSLDSVAGSKRYQQLMEKLTMGGSCVLPSNQHIAIDLSSWHRNSLAPKIELIQSAIENKEMISFEYYAPAGESFRTIEPYLLVFRWSSWYVWGYCLKRRGFRMFKLNRQQGLKNQGEIFKPRQVPEFKMAEEVIFPAAIFVKVLFDPCMQWRLIEEYGIESFCRQEDGKLLFKGGFTDKGSLFGWLLSFGDQAELVEPECLREDLREMIWTMGRKYKS, from the coding sequence ATGAAAATAGACCGGTTGATAGGTATTTTATCCATATTGCTCCAGAAGAAAAGGGTTACGGCCCCATACCTGGCAGAAAAGTTCGAGGTGTCCCGCAGGACTATCAACCGGGATATTGAGTCGCTCTGTAAAGCGGGCATACCTCTGGTTACTATCCAGGGGGCTGGGGGCGGGATTGAGATAATGGGAGGATACAAGATAGAGCATACCCTTTTGACCTCCCAGGATATGCAGGCCATACTGGCCGGTTTAAGAAGCCTGGACAGTGTGGCAGGAAGCAAGCGGTACCAACAGTTGATGGAAAAACTCACCATGGGAGGTTCTTGTGTTCTTCCGTCTAACCAGCACATTGCCATTGATTTGTCCTCCTGGCACAGAAACTCTCTTGCCCCTAAGATTGAGCTGATCCAATCTGCCATAGAAAATAAGGAAATGATCTCTTTTGAGTATTATGCCCCTGCAGGTGAAAGTTTTCGGACAATAGAACCGTACCTGCTTGTTTTTCGATGGAGCTCCTGGTATGTATGGGGATATTGCCTGAAGCGCCGTGGGTTCAGGATGTTTAAGCTGAACAGGCAGCAGGGGCTCAAAAACCAGGGAGAGATTTTTAAGCCAAGGCAGGTTCCAGAATTTAAGATGGCAGAGGAGGTTATTTTTCCTGCTGCTATTTTCGTGAAAGTATTATTTGACCCATGTATGCAGTGGCGGCTTATAGAGGAGTATGGAATAGAAAGTTTTTGCAGGCAGGAGGATGGGAAGCTTTTGTTCAAGGGTGGCTTTACTGACAAAGGGAGTCTGTTTGGGTGGCTCCTAAGCTTTGGGGATCAGGCGGAGCTTGTGGAACCGGAATGCTTAAGGGAGGATCTCAGAGAAATGATATGGACTATGGGCCGGAAGTACAAAAGTTAA
- a CDS encoding GNAT family N-acetyltransferase: MIRIERSSAESLDEAARLMEKVWRQTDTKEWFVIEEKEWLRERMQSGRGILYQAFDEGKGQMAGVLFVVLPGNVEDNLGVDAGIAQDQLQKVAHMDTAAVLPEYRGKKLQYKMMQMAEKDLRDMGYRYLMCTVHPDNRFSRNNITGQGYTLVATKRKYGGYLRDIMWKELTGGGK, from the coding sequence ATGATACGGATTGAGCGGTCGTCGGCTGAAAGCCTGGACGAGGCAGCCAGACTGATGGAAAAGGTGTGGAGGCAGACAGACACAAAAGAATGGTTTGTAATTGAAGAAAAGGAATGGTTAAGAGAGCGTATGCAGTCAGGCCGGGGGATTTTGTACCAGGCTTTCGATGAGGGGAAAGGACAGATGGCAGGGGTGCTTTTTGTAGTGCTGCCGGGAAATGTTGAGGATAATTTAGGGGTGGATGCAGGGATTGCGCAAGATCAACTGCAGAAAGTGGCTCATATGGATACTGCTGCCGTGCTCCCCGAATATCGGGGGAAAAAGCTTCAGTACAAAATGATGCAGATGGCAGAAAAGGATTTAAGGGACATGGGTTACCGTTACCTGATGTGTACAGTGCACCCGGATAATAGATTTAGCAGAAATAATATCACAGGGCAGGGGTATACCCTTGTGGCCACTAAGAGAAAGTATGGCGGGTATTTAAGAGATATTATGTGGAAGGAATTGACGGGAGGGGGCAAATGA
- a CDS encoding GNAT family N-acetyltransferase: MGVVRVLMILEKEPKLKIRPMEEKDIDRVMEIWMIANKETHSFIDPSYWEGQEKYVREMIFGAEVYLCEQSERILGFAGLQGQYLAGIFVEKDSRGQGYGSRLLKFCMEQTRCLSLHVYRKNDRAMEFYLTHGFKIDKAEMDTELGEVELFMSWESPPDRGVK, translated from the coding sequence ATGGGAGTGGTAAGAGTACTTATGATATTGGAGAAGGAACCTAAACTTAAAATCCGCCCTATGGAGGAGAAAGATATAGATAGAGTAATGGAAATTTGGATGATTGCCAATAAGGAAACCCATAGTTTTATTGATCCGTCTTATTGGGAAGGGCAAGAAAAGTATGTAAGGGAAATGATTTTTGGCGCTGAAGTATATCTATGTGAACAAAGTGAAAGAATTCTTGGATTCGCTGGTTTGCAGGGACAGTATTTGGCGGGGATTTTTGTGGAAAAGGACAGCCGCGGCCAAGGCTATGGCAGCAGGCTTTTAAAGTTTTGCATGGAGCAAACCCGCTGCCTCAGCCTCCATGTATATAGAAAGAACGATAGGGCAATGGAGTTTTATCTTACCCATGGGTTTAAAATAGACAAGGCGGAAATGGATACAGAGCTGGGGGAAGTGGAATTGTTTATGTCATGGGAGTCCCCCCCGGACAGAGGTGTGAAATAA
- a CDS encoding pentapeptide repeat-containing protein — MLEERIKQACMDELPARDCVFTGETLKSVNVQKVEFMQVRFEKCRFLECDFEGAAFYQCLLDRCDFSNCCFSGSYWKKSRVSGCKGSGAVFGKAVFKETEFSGCCLELSNFGGSTWEGSTLGACSLKDAFFSEVKFKNTVISKTDFSGVDFFRTELKGMDFSDSNIENILLSDTFREVEGMKINMFQAGEITKLLGVQIV, encoded by the coding sequence ATGCTGGAAGAAAGGATAAAGCAGGCTTGTATGGATGAATTACCTGCAAGAGACTGTGTGTTTACAGGAGAAACCTTGAAAAGTGTAAATGTGCAGAAAGTAGAGTTTATGCAGGTGAGGTTTGAGAAATGCAGATTTCTGGAATGTGATTTTGAAGGTGCAGCTTTTTACCAGTGCCTGCTGGATAGGTGCGATTTTTCTAACTGCTGTTTTTCAGGAAGTTATTGGAAAAAGAGCAGGGTTTCAGGCTGCAAGGGCAGCGGTGCTGTTTTTGGGAAAGCAGTATTTAAGGAGACAGAATTTTCGGGATGCTGCCTTGAGCTGTCCAATTTTGGCGGCAGCACATGGGAGGGCAGTACCCTGGGGGCTTGTTCACTCAAGGATGCGTTTTTTTCAGAAGTTAAATTCAAGAACACAGTGATTTCTAAAACAGATTTTTCTGGGGTTGATTTTTTTAGGACTGAACTTAAGGGGATGGATTTCTCAGACAGCAATATAGAAAATATTTTGTTGTCTGATACTTTCCGGGAAGTGGAGGGCATGAAAATCAATATGTTCCAGGCTGGGGAGATTACAAAATTGCTGGGCGTCCAGATTGTGTAG